The Dioscorea cayenensis subsp. rotundata cultivar TDr96_F1 chromosome 11, TDr96_F1_v2_PseudoChromosome.rev07_lg8_w22 25.fasta, whole genome shotgun sequence genomic interval TTAAACTCATACCTGCTGAAAATATGTAAATTGTGTTATTTCCATCCCGTCCATCCATACTTCCCAGCCCAATCCCCAAGCACCAAGAACCTAAGAGCATGTAATGTTAACCAAAAATAGAACAAATTACCAAATAAATCTCTCAGAAATAACCATATTGCTCCATAACATGAAATTTGCATTTTGATTCTCTTGCTGCCAGGTTaagcaaaaactaaaaagaaaaattccaaGTGTATGCAAGTTCATCAGTGCAACCACTGAGTAGTGTGCATATGAAGGAAAAGTGAAAACAAACCAATCAAAAAGAAACTTTACCGGACTTTCCCAATTGTCTTCGACAAAGCGAATATCATGCTCATTGACATCAATTCCtgataatgataattaaaaaaaaaaaagaaccattCATGAAATTAGAGAATATATATACTTTGTAAATAAAGTTACTTCACTAGAATATTACTCTTAGAACTTCATGCATAAGCATTTGAGAATTAAGTACTTTGAAATTGTGTCATCTATCCAATTCTAAGATGAATGTATCACTAGTTGGTAACCTTTTTGTAGACATCAGAACAACTgcatttttgtaataaaaagaaaaacctgaGTGAATGGCAATAATTCTGAtacttttaatataattaatattaagaaaagattATCTGTGAATGTAAGCTGCAATTTTACAAAGGATCTTTAGTCCTTAAATtctgattgtgttgataaatcTAAGGAGGTTAGTTTTTATATTGCTTGTTTGCATATGAAAATGATTTTGGGAGAGAAATGCCATATATTCTAAAGAGTTAACTACCAAATTACAAATGTGAATATACAATCTCAGTTAATATTTGGAGCAGACATAAAACATAGTTTACTATCATTGACATTAAGAAACTATTCTTTtactaattttcaaattaattctcCACAGGTTCTTTATTGGTTCAGTTAGTCATGCAAAAGACAATGATATGCACATGTAAGCAGGTGAATTGCAAATGAAAAAACTAGCTAATCCATGAATACCTAAGGCCTGTACAGATATTgatcaaattttacaaatatcaataaaaacacaagacatTGTAAAAGCTATTCTATAATCAAAGAATCAAACAACCTCAATAAGAACCAGATACCCAGAGTGATGTTAACCAAGTTTTACAAATAACAATAAGAGACCTACCATAAAGATTgtcttataattaaataataataaataaaaaaaaattcatatgtgAATTTCAAATCTGACGTCATTTTTGCTCAAAGTAAAAATTGATCCATTTTGGTATTATAGTGAAAGTTTCAGATTTGGTCAGTGTAGTTTCCTTGCAGACACCCCAATTCAGGTCATAAAAGatctattcaaataaaaaatgaaaacaaaatatctctaaCTTGATTCACCAAATCAATTTAAccactaaaataattaaataacacaTCAGAATGCCAGCAAAGGAAAAGCCCATCCCAAAAATTTCCCTAAGCATGattaaatataatcaatttgCCTAGCATAAACATATAAAGATATCTTcctataaaaacatgaaaatttctAATCAACCAATAAATTGAAGATTATCTAACATAAAATTGAGTTATTTGGCAGAACTAGATCCATACTCCCAACAAGTTCTTTGGCTCCGAACGagatgaaaatcaaaataaccaaaaagaccttttttaaggaaaaaataaagaaaaacaattatttcctccaaaatcattTGGTATACCCAATCCCACTcaatttaagaagaaaaaaaaatcattccatGATCCTGTCTAGCAAAAAAAGTCATAGGATCACATCATTGAGTAATGAACTTCAATCaccatatttataataattgatGAAACAATATGAAAGAATTCCTGAATTTCAAATATAACAAAGTGAACCtcaaataatgatgatgatgatgataaaataaaaataaaaaaacaattttatgaaACAGTTACCAAATTTGTGCACCACGTGACTCACAAAACACCAAGCACAACTAATGCTCTGTCCTACCTAATGCTGACAGGCTACCAATGAAGAGATCTTGTGAGTTTCCAGGATCGGGCTTTAAAATAACCTGGAAAGTGAAGGCAAGTCACAGTGATTAGATGTTAAGATGACACTTGTCATAAAATAAGTGGTTATTTCTTAATATTGCAGTAAAGGATATTTTTGTGTAACAAAATGcacatgatgaaaaaaaaaatactatgccAAATGGACAAAGCATTTGCGGTATAACCTGAAACTGAGTATGACGCTGAAGTCTATTTGGGTTGTCACCATATCGACTATCATCTGGACGTATGCTAGGTTCAACATACCTTTAACCAAAAAAAGTCaacatcaaagaaaacaaatccaGAACTTTAGAGAGACAAATTTTTGTTTACACAGCGGATTTCAAAGAACAGGAATGATGTTTTATGTTTGTAAAAAGATCATTTTTCTTAGCCTTTTCAACAATAATACAAATCATCTCTAAGTCTTGTAATCTAACTTCCCAAGTATTATTGATTGATTGAGTCAAATGGCAACTCTAAAACAATATTCTTTaccctaaaaaaattataggatatGACACTGTAAGACTGAATATTTAAGCATGCTAGTTTTTACAGCAAACATATTTTAACCTTCAACTTAAGAAAATGAGAAGCATTATGCATGCTTACTTAAAAATAAGGTATACAcgtaaacatgcataaaaaaaatagagatacgCAGCATTCCCTGGTTTGGGGagaacatgaaaataaaaataaacttacgCAACATTCCATGGTTCAGGGCCTAGAACCCTCAAGAACGTCAAAGGATTCATCGTCCCAGCACCAACCTGATAAATCAACAAATTACCAACCAAGCTATAGAGTCAGAAGAAAGGGCACAAAACAAGAATCAAGAAATTGCTTCCACCACAGAGGTTGCTCATACACATAGAACTGAAACTGAATAATAACAATGAAGAGATAGACATAAGCATCCAAATTAATGCAGCAAGCCATATATATAGATGAACATAACAGGGTATTGCAAGCATTAATGGAAGACAGATTGTGCAAGGTCATAAGTAAAAAACACAAGTAGggatttgagaaaaataaacatcaaaaagAGAGGATTTCAAAACTACTTTGCAAAAGTCGCCACCTCTGTATTGCTGCATTGCATTATGGTACATCCAACAGAAGCCCAGTACCCCTGCAgcaaacaagaataagaaaagaaacTCGCTTTGACCATAGAAGCTTCTACAACAGAGAAACAGATATTAAGAACAAATTTGAAGATACAAGTTCTAGTATCAAAAAGCCTGCAGCAAAATTGGGTTTCTCACAGGGcctaaaaacatacaataaactctaatgataaaaaaaaaatatgaattaagaCAGTAACAAACTAGCAGCAATATTGGGATTTTAGCAATGcctggaaaaaaaatcaaaccatcaACTCAAAGAGCAAGACATGTGAGAGCTTAAACAGTGATAGAAGAAGAAGTCACACAGCtacaaacaatcaaaactaaaaaatgaaagaaaccaaatgctcaataaaaaggaaaaagaacatGCAAGAACCCCCAAGAAACATAATTAATGACAATACTCATgccatgagaaaaaaaaaccaactgaCAAAAAAGTGTTTAAAACTAAGAAGCAAGCGTTAAGaacatatttgaaaatatgaattCTAATATAAAGGGCAACTCAAAGAACACACAATCAATTCAAAGAACAGAAAGTGCTACAACTCATATAACAAGTGAAGCTATGAATTCACACCGCAACATAGTTAATGATAGTACTCATgccatgagaaaaaaaaaaaccccccacTGACCAGAAAAGAGTTTAAAACTTAGGAGCAAGCATTATGaacatatttgaaaatatgaattCTAATATAAAGGCCAACTCAAAGAACACACAATCAATTCAAAGAACCAGAAGTGCTATAACTCATATAACAAGTGAAGCTATGAATTCACACCGCAACATAGTTAATGATAGTACTCATgtcatgtgaaaaaaaaaactaactgaCTAGAAAAAAGTTTAAAACTTAGGAGCAAGCATTAAGaacatatttgaaaatatgaattCTAATATAAAGTAAAACTCAAAGAACACACAATCAATTCAAAGAACAAGAAGTGCTATAACTCATATATCAAGTGAAGCTATGAATTCACACTGCAACCTAGTTAATGATAGTACTCATGccatgagaagaagaaaaaaaacgaAGCAGAAAAGAGTTTAAAATTGAGAAGCAAGCGTTAAGaacatatttgaaaatatgaattCTAATATAAAGGAAAACTCAAAGACACAATCAATTCAAAGAACAGGAAGTGTTATAACTAATATAACAAGTTATGCTATGAATTCATACCGCAACATAGTTAATGATAGTACTCATGCCATGAGACAAAAACCAACTGACCAGAAAAGAGTTCAAAACTTAGGAGCAAGTGTTACAAccatatttgaaaatatgaattCTAATATAAAGGCCAACTCAAAGAACACACAATCAATTTAAAGAGCAGGAAATGCTATAACTCATATAACAAGTGAATTCACACCGCAACATACTTAATGATAATACTCAAgccatgagaaaaaaaaaccaatggaCAAACTGAGAAGCAAGCATCAAGaacatatttgaaaatatgaattCTAATATAAAGGCCAACTCAAAGAACACACCATTAATTCAAAGAATAGGAAATGCTATAACCCACATAACAAGTGAAGCAATGAATTCACACCACAACATAGTTAATGATAATACTCATgccatgagaaaaaaaaacccaactgACCAAACCAAAAAAGCTGAGAAGCAAGCATTAAGaacatatttgaaaatatgaattCTAATATAAAGGCCAACTTAAAGAACACACAATCAATTCACAGAACAGGAAATGCTATAACCCATATAACAAGTGAAGCCATGAATTCACATCGTAACAAACTTGCAGAAAAAACCAAGCTTTTAGCATGCCTggaaacaaaaaatcaaaccattcaactcaaagaagaaaaatatgaaaatatagaaaacacaAGTACAAGAATTCACACAACAAGAAAACCAGTAACTCAacaggaaagaaaaataaaatgcaagaaaccCCAacaagtcaaaaaaaaaaaaacgccaAATTAGACTTCCACCATATATGAAAACAGAAAATcagcaaataaaacaaaatcaccaGCGCCTTGCTGAAAAGATGAACTCTTTACAGCAACAAAGGCATGGGCAAAAATCAGAAAAGACACACCTGGAGCCGCTGAATAGCCTGCTGAAACGTAGGGATCGAAGAAGCTCTGATTCGGGCCTTCAGCTCCTCCGATTGAAACTGTGGGATAGAAACCGAAGCCTGATACCTCCTCAATGGAAACCAACGCCGATACCGTGGAGGCCTCCGCGGAAAACAGCAAGAATTTCTTCTAAGACATTGGGAGAGCAGAGGATGAGCTCCCTGAGATCTAATGGCGAGAGGAACAGGAGCAAGGAGTGCATTGAGGTCCATGGCGAAACAGAGGAAAGCGAGAAGGATAAGCCCTGTTTCACTGCGTTCTCTGCTCTTTATCctcggtatatatatatataatagtaataaataaataatagtaataatataacggctattttttatttttaatagtaatataacggttattttttatttttagtaaattatgggattttttaaaaggattttttttaatttagttaattttaaaaagtattcatGATTAAGTTTGATCTTTTAAGGTTGGAGGAGATAattagaagattttttttttttggttttaattgattgtttttttaaaaaattttaagactAAATATAGAGTGTGATATTgactttaatttgattattttcataattaataagACAATTAGGTGGTTAGATAGATTGGATTGTACCGGCTCTCAATCAGTAGGAATTTTTGGGGTTTATTGGttaattgattgtttttttaaatttagatttaaatttggaaaaatattcaTGATTAATTTTGATCTTTTAACATTGACCAAGATAATTAAAAGATTTGTcggttttaattgatttttttttttttaagactaAATATAGAGAGTAGATggcttaatttgatttttttttttcataattaacaaAGACAATTAGGTGGTTAGAGATCAGATTATAACAGCCCTTAATCAGTAGGGTTATTTTGGGATTTATTGGCTAAGTCATTCGTTTTTAATTTaagttgtttatatttaaaaatttctaaatatattaGTGATTTGCTTTTGCAGTGGAGAATAAGttaaaaatacattttatacttaaaattattattttaatttttccattagattaaataaaatttaagggtttcaagttgttttttaagtatataaaaatgaaaCTTTTCCTATGAATCCATAGTTTAACCTTAGATTGTCACTGAAGAACAgtgaaaatatacaaatcacaaatattttatttattttaataaaatccaaaaaagaaaatctcTGAATTAGTCTTtcactttttagtttttactttttacacAAAAgtgatcattttctttttattatattgtaaCCCAAAATATGCTCATACAAAAGTGTATTAATGTGTACATATCCCATAAAAATCATGTGTGTGTCAGTGTGTGTGTCCcataaaaactctaatatttgcatataaaatatagtaaaataaatgaaattttggGAAATAATTTTGggaaatattattttacaaaaaaataataataataaatagacaAATGTAACAAACTCAGTTAAACATAATCTTGTACAAAAGCAAAAATTGATCATCCAAATTTATGCCATTACTCCCGAGCCCACTCTAGAAGTCCACTGTAACAagattgcaattaaaaaaatttaaacaaccATGCTATGAATATTGTAAAAGTGTTGCAAAGTAGACACACAATGCTATGAACAATGTCAAAAGCATAATAGGATATACGGACAATACTTTGATCTGAACCGTCCAATACAAAGTGAGATATACCGTACTTTTATTTGAATCGTTTGACTTGGCCATAAGTATAAATagtaactctatcaatcacagCCAGCCGTCcgaaaaattttagaaaaaccaacaccaacaccaacaccaacagACATCCCAACTGCCCATTCGTCTCCCAACGTTCTATGAACAAACAAACGCAGTTAATGAATACATATTATATGGTGTATTTTGTGGGGGTCTatatgtaaatatgattttcACATAAAGACGCAAATATGCATTTTATAAgggtatatatgaaaatattccAGTTGTTCTTCCTGAAAAGGTTCTCTgtttctccaaaccctagcacaAGCTCAGCTCCTCTCTATTCCCCCCATTTTCCTTGGAAAGTTCAGACGAATCACTGCCCGGAAATCTAAATTTGGGTAATTTTTCCGTTTCTCGACTCGCATTTAGAGCTATAATTCATAGTTTGTATGTATAATCACTATGCAATCCTTGTTACCTCTGAGAATTGGCTTGAATCATGCTCGGGAATTTCCATTTGATGCTAATTGGGATCTTCTTTTAggttaattgttaatttttaaatttgttttaattttatttgttcatatccttgtgataaatttttatatttttagtgattgTTTACTTGCATTTTCATGTATGTGTTTTGATTAACAAGTGGTTGTGCAAGTTGTTTGTTCTAGGGATTGATGTACGAAgtcttctcaaattttattataatttttttagtttgaagCAATTCATGTTTCTTTGATGCGGATAAActattttgtagataaattcAATTCAATGCTATGCAAAGAGAAAATGGGTTTTCATGCTCTGATATCAAATTTGTAAGAAATGCATTAATTTAGGGCACAATGGATTCGTTTTGTGCCTTATTCTTTTCTTAGTTTTGGTAATCAGTGGTAGATTTGCAGTACAATCTCTCATTTTTGTGTGAGATTGAAGTATGAAGCATCAGAATTTTTAAGATAACTTTTAATTCAATTTCAAGCAATTCATAGTTTTCCATTGCTGATAAACAATTTTAGggtaaaattaattcaaattctAATAGCAATGAAATAATTTAGAGTGCAAGGAAAACTAGAAGTACAGATAACAATGTATTCATTTTTGTTCCTAATTCTTGTTGTAGGTTTTGGTAATCGAGGATAAGAACTAATGAGTGCTGGTTCTGCATCTAGTAAGACCGTAAGAGCTGCCTTTTCTCATTGCGTTCAGCAAGTACGGACTTATGATTATCACCATTATCTCTGTCTGCTACACCTTCCTCCATCAATGCGAAAGGCCGCGTTTGCTCTCCGTGCTTTCAATGTTGAAACTGCCCGGGCTATGGATGTTGCATCTGATCCAAAGATAGGCCTTATGCGCCTCCTTTGGTGGCAAGAAGCCATCGACAAAATATTCATGAAAAAGCTCATAGAGCACCCAACTGCCCAAGCCCTCTCTGCAGTTATCTCAGAGCAAAAAATTAGCAAGAGTTGGCTTAAACGGTCGGTAGAGGCTAGGATAAACGATGCTAGCAGAGAACATGCCTTACCTGGAACAATCGAGGATCTCGAGAGGTATGCAGAGGATACAGTATCAACCATCTTGTACATGATCTTGCAAGCTGGTGGGATTCAATCTACGGCAGCAGACCATGCAGCCTCACATGTGGGGAAAGCTAGTGGGCTACTCTTGTTGCTCAAATCATTACCATATCATGCTTCTCGTGGTGGCAGAATATCATATATTCCCACTGATATAGCAGCAAAATATGGGTTACTAGTAACAGGCAATGGCCAATCTGAGATTCAAATGGAAGCCGGCGAGCGGCTTTCAGATGCTGTATTTGAAATAGCTTCAATAGCAAATGCTCATTTGGAGAAAGCGCGAGAGTTGGCTCCAAAAGTCCCTCCCGAGGCTGTACCTGTGCTCCTCCCTTCCGTACCTGCACAGATCCTACTGGATTCTCTAAGACGCTGCCAATTCAACGTATTAGATTCAAGGTTAGCTCAAGGAATTCTAGGTGTCTCTCCTCTATGGTTTCAGTTGAAACTCAAGTGGCATGCTTGGAGAAATAAGTATTGACTTTACTTGGTACAGCCGAGAGTGTCAGCACAATTTTAGGAAACTCAAAATGCAAGAGTTCTTATTTCTCCTACCCTCAGGAATATGTTCCTTTATCTGTTTGATATGCCTGCAGAAAGCATCGAGATGCGAGGGATCTCTTGCTTCATGCAATTTTGCTTACCTGATTGCTTTTATTACCGGAAAAAAGGGATCCAATTTGATTCCGGGGATCTCAGCCAATAAATTCAGTAAACACATGAGCAATaaattcttgttcttcattgGTTGGAGAACTTTGTAAGGAGAATGCAGGTATGCATCTTTGACAACTTGCTTGTACTGTGTCTTTCTAGTGTAATGTTAGATTGTCACCATTTTTACAAAACAGCAAAACAATAAATCAGTTCTGTTAACACAAATGCTTTTGAGCTTGAAATAGCTTAGCTTTCTGTCACTTTATTGGCACCATAAacatcttgtttgttttgcaaagTTTATCTTGtaaatctttctttctttgttttggagAAAAGAGAAATTCCATGTATTATCGTGACGAGCTTAAGCAAGCtatcatgttttataaaattttataaaatctgATTTCACAtttaactataaataaataatatatataattttataaaatctgATTTCACAtttaactataaataaataatatatatatatatagaggattcATCATCTACGGACGTCCttatattttaactattaaaatctatttatatacaatattaAATAGTACCAAACAGTGTTATATAGTCTCATATAATAATCAGGAATAATAAATcatacaatatttatataaataatagccGTTGAGTCATGATACAACAGTAATAAATAAACATCCATGATAAACAACAATTTGCATATATGTGTAGATAACTTAAACTCATATATGATTTACATCTTTTATGGCcgttcataaataaaaattcatgaacGTTCAATTATCAGCTGTTGGATCACGATCCAACGGTCAATATTTATGAAACTGTTTTAAATAGTAATCACTATATGTGTTACTGTTCTCGTGTGTGTATAAATATAATGATTGATaagcaatgtttttaaaaccggaccggccggtcggaccgaaaaaccgggaaccgacCCAtagtccggtccggttttagaattaatgttgaCTAAATTTTGAACCGGCCAAGCCCACTACGTGAACTGACCTGGTTGGACCAAAAACCGGATGGAacccggtttttaatttttttaatttttttaatgtaagaaAGGACTTAGGGGCATGAATTggctctttttatttttttcttaatttttatgatgcttctttgagtcttgatttgtcgAAAATATTGTTTTGGATTCTTGAACTTTGGAGTTTGGAGGTATGAGAAAGaaacttataaattatttaagaggtatagattatttaggacttattttattttatacttttattttaatggtaatgatgatcaaatatgagaattaaattaaccaTACTtagttctaattttgttttgaatttttttgttcatgtctTGTCTCATCCTcatataattagtaatttaattagtggtttaatttatatagttatcatcatccatttatgattaatagattaagaaataaaagatttagggagttgtatttgttttgaatttttttgttcatgtctTGTCTCATCCTcatataattagtaatttaattagtggtttaatttatatagttatcatcatccatttatgattaatagattaagaaataaaagatttagggagttgtatttgttgctttatatagattaattatttgaatcttcaataattttgataaaatcataataagataattatgattaaaaatatgataaagtttgttattatatgtatatatatatattatatgtatattatatatatataatatttaaaataattatttatttatgacgtcATCCGGTTTGACCAGAAGTCATCCGGTCGGACCGACTGACTcgtgacccaaatatgagaccGGTTCGTTATCcagtccggttttaaaaacattgttgATAAATACCATAAGAAGCATGCAAGCAAAGAGTTCCATCTTTTTCAATGAATGTCTCGTTGTTGTTTCTCGTTACTGTTTTTCAAACAAACTCGTTTGTCCGCCCTGCAAAGCTCGGTTCTTCACATCCACTCTTCCAACCATGCCATCATCGACCACATCCGCCATGGCGACCTCGACTCAGCTCGCCACCTCTTCGACATTATCCCCAACAAGACCAACATCTCCTGGAACACCATGCTCGCTGCCTACACCTACCAACCAGGGCATCTTCACTATGCCCTTCAACTGTTCGCCAAAATGCCCCAACCGGATGTCGTCTCTTACAACACCTTGCTCTCTTGCTACTTTCTCAACAATGAGACCGGCGCCGCTCGCGTGCTTTTCCGGGCTATGCCTGTCAAAGATGTAGCCTCTTGGAATACCATGATCTCTGGTTTGTGTCGCAATGGTGTGTTGGATGATGCCCggaaggtgtttgatgaaatgcctcacAGAAATGC includes:
- the LOC120271893 gene encoding NADH dehydrogenase (ubiquinone) complex I, assembly factor 6, which translates into the protein MSAGSASSKTVRAAFSHCVQQVRTYDYHHYLCLLHLPPSMRKAAFALRAFNVETARAMDVASDPKIGLMRLLWWQEAIDKIFMKKLIEHPTAQALSAVISEQKISKSWLKRSVEARINDASREHALPGTIEDLERYAEDTVSTILYMILQAGGIQSTAADHAASHVGKASGLLLLLKSLPYHASRGGRISYIPTDIAAKYGLLVTGNGQSEIQMEAGERLSDAVFEIASIANAHLEKARELAPKVPPEAVPVLLPSVPAQILLDSLRRCQFNVLDSRLAQGILGVSPLWFQLKLKWHAWRNKY